One stretch of Streptomyces sp. 135 DNA includes these proteins:
- a CDS encoding phytoene desaturase, translating to MRRLAGRTDHVVVVGAGLAGLSATLHLLGAGRRVTLIERSREPGGRAGLLERGGYRMDTGPTVLTMPELVEEAFAAVGDRLADRVELLALHPAYRARFADGSSLDVHTGAEAMEAEVERFAGAGEALGYRRLRAWLGRLYQVQMRRFIDANFDSPAALLTPDLARLAALGGFGRLDARVGRFLSDERLRRVFTFQSLYAGVPPARALAAYAVIAYMDTVAGVHFPRGGVHALPRAMAAAATAAGGDLRFGQDVTRLERSGGRVTAVVTDQERFPCDAVVLTPDLPAAYRLLGRAPRRPLPLRHSPSAVVLHVGTDRTWPQLAHHTISFGAAWKGTFHELTRAGTLMSDPSLLITRPTATDPSLAPPGRHLHYILAPCPNTRVGPGARAWHDLAPRYRDSLLAELERRGLDGIASAVEEECVVTPADWTAQGHAAGTPFSAAHTFAQTGPFRPRNLVRGVENVVLAGCGTTPGVGVPTVLISGKLAAARVTGPPGAVSARLRPPTDTKGTAP from the coding sequence ATGAGGCGTCTGGCGGGACGGACGGACCACGTGGTGGTGGTCGGGGCCGGGCTTGCGGGGCTCTCCGCCACGCTGCACCTGCTGGGTGCCGGGCGGCGGGTCACGCTGATCGAGCGGAGCCGGGAGCCCGGCGGGCGGGCCGGGCTGCTCGAACGGGGCGGGTACCGCATGGACACCGGGCCCACCGTCCTGACCATGCCGGAGCTGGTGGAGGAGGCGTTCGCCGCGGTGGGCGACAGGCTCGCCGACCGCGTGGAGCTCCTTGCGCTCCACCCCGCCTACCGGGCGCGGTTCGCCGACGGCAGCAGTCTGGACGTCCACACCGGGGCGGAGGCGATGGAAGCCGAGGTGGAGCGCTTCGCCGGGGCCGGGGAGGCGCTCGGCTACCGGCGGCTGCGGGCCTGGCTCGGCCGTCTGTACCAGGTGCAGATGCGCCGGTTCATCGACGCCAACTTCGACTCCCCGGCGGCGCTGCTGACCCCGGACCTGGCCCGCCTCGCGGCGCTCGGCGGCTTCGGCCGGCTGGACGCCCGCGTCGGACGCTTCCTCTCCGACGAACGGCTTCGCCGCGTCTTCACGTTCCAGTCGCTGTACGCGGGCGTGCCCCCGGCCCGCGCCCTTGCCGCGTACGCCGTCATCGCCTACATGGACACCGTCGCCGGTGTCCACTTCCCGCGCGGTGGGGTGCACGCCCTGCCACGGGCCATGGCGGCCGCCGCCACCGCCGCCGGGGGTGACCTCCGCTTCGGTCAGGACGTGACGCGGCTGGAGCGTTCCGGGGGCCGCGTCACGGCCGTCGTCACCGACCAGGAACGCTTCCCGTGCGACGCCGTCGTCCTGACCCCGGATCTCCCGGCGGCCTACCGCCTGCTGGGGCGGGCGCCGCGCCGTCCCCTGCCGCTGCGTCACTCCCCCTCGGCCGTCGTGCTGCATGTCGGCACCGACCGCACGTGGCCCCAGCTGGCCCATCACACCATCTCGTTCGGCGCGGCCTGGAAGGGCACCTTCCACGAACTGACGCGCGCCGGCACCCTCATGTCCGACCCGTCGCTCCTGATCACCCGGCCCACGGCGACCGACCCCTCTCTCGCGCCGCCGGGCCGCCATCTGCACTACATCCTGGCGCCCTGTCCCAACACCCGCGTCGGCCCCGGCGCCCGGGCATGGCACGACCTCGCGCCCCGCTACCGGGACAGCCTCCTCGCCGAGCTGGAGCGGCGCGGCCTTGACGGCATCGCCTCCGCCGTCGAGGAGGAGTGCGTGGTGACGCCCGCGGACTGGACCGCCCAGGGACACGCCGCCGGTACTCCGTTCTCCGCCGCGCACACCTTCGCCCAGACCGGCCCTTTCCGCCCGCGCAATCTCGTACGCGGTGTCGAGAACGTCGTCCTCGCCGGGTGTGGCACGACCCCGGGCGTCGGCGTGCCGACCGTCCTGATCTCGGGGAAGCTGGCCGCGGCACGCGTCACCGGCCCGCCGGGGGCGGTGTCCGCACGCCTTCGGCCCCCCACCGACACGAAGGGCACCGCTCCATGA
- a CDS encoding phytoene/squalene synthase family protein, whose protein sequence is MTARELDSAGITDPALRAAYAHCRRLNARHGKTYFLATRLLPVERRPAVHALYGFARWADDIVDDLDSTATAAERAAALRLLQLDLESGLRAGTSADPVVAALADTAARYAIEPRLFTDFMASIRLDLEVTEYARYEDLRRYMHGSAAVIGLQMLPVLGTVVPREEAAPHAAALGVAFQLTNFLRDVGEDLDRGRVYLPVELLAAHGVDRALLRWSRDSGRRDRRITAALRDAAALTRGVYREAAGGLPLLDPVSRPCIRTAFVLYGAILDAIADDGFAVLHRRAVVPRRRRAVVACDGLARLTLARLRAPSGGGAVTGSPGAAPPRLGFRPSRARGREPWKETV, encoded by the coding sequence ATGACCGCCCGGGAACTCGACAGCGCGGGCATCACCGACCCGGCCCTGCGCGCCGCGTACGCCCACTGCCGTCGGCTCAACGCACGGCACGGCAAGACGTACTTCCTCGCCACCCGCCTCCTGCCCGTCGAGCGCAGGCCCGCCGTGCACGCCCTGTACGGGTTCGCCCGCTGGGCGGACGACATCGTCGACGATCTCGACTCCACGGCGACGGCGGCCGAGCGGGCCGCGGCCCTGCGCCTGCTCCAGCTGGATCTGGAGAGCGGGCTGCGCGCCGGGACCAGCGCCGACCCGGTGGTGGCGGCGCTCGCCGACACGGCCGCCCGCTACGCCATCGAGCCGCGGCTCTTCACGGACTTCATGGCCTCGATACGGCTCGATCTGGAAGTCACCGAGTACGCGCGCTACGAGGACCTGCGGCGGTACATGCACGGCTCCGCCGCGGTCATCGGGCTCCAGATGCTGCCTGTTCTCGGCACGGTCGTTCCCCGCGAGGAGGCCGCCCCGCACGCGGCCGCGCTCGGCGTGGCCTTCCAACTGACCAACTTCCTGCGGGACGTCGGGGAGGACCTCGACCGCGGCCGGGTCTACCTCCCCGTGGAGTTGCTGGCCGCGCACGGCGTCGACCGCGCCCTCCTCCGGTGGAGCAGGGACAGCGGGCGGCGCGACCGGCGCATCACCGCGGCGCTGCGGGACGCCGCCGCGCTGACGCGGGGCGTGTACCGCGAGGCGGCGGGCGGTCTGCCGCTGCTCGATCCCGTCTCCCGGCCCTGCATCCGCACCGCCTTCGTGCTGTACGGCGCGATTCTCGACGCCATCGCGGACGACGGTTTCGCGGTGCTGCACCGCCGGGCGGTGGTGCCGCGCCGCCGGCGGGCCGTGGTGGCGTGCGACGGTCTGGCCCGGCTCACACTGGCCCGGCTCCGCGCGCCGTCCGGGGGCGGCGCGGTCACCGGGTCGCCCGGCGCGGCACCGCCCCGGCTCGGGTTCCGTCCGTCGCGGGCACGCGGCCGGGAGCCCTGGAAGGAGACCGTATGA
- a CDS encoding DUF5914 domain-containing protein, whose amino-acid sequence MSSGRPPGTGRHPLRFRRDPVPWERQRPTWREARPAVIAAALKRAQARPSGNWYVLGGSRSVTAGRALGLTVAGTEVVAWRDATGGLRAGPGACPHLGAPLKDSPVRCGTLVCHWHGLALDGSARAGWEPYPAYDDGVLAWVRLDAVGGEKPLERPVVPVRPRPAESVSAVCSVTGRCEPEDVVANRLDPWHGAWFHPYSFVDLRVVAEPGPGEDGADDDRFVVDVSFRVTGRVVVPVRAVFTAPGPRTVVMRIAEGEGAGSVVETHATPLARDAAGRPRTAVTEAVVAASGRRGFAFARSAAPVLRPLMRAAAGRLWRDDMAYAERRWALRNSGRFPG is encoded by the coding sequence ATGAGCTCCGGACGTCCTCCTGGCACCGGCCGCCACCCGTTGAGGTTCCGCCGCGACCCCGTCCCCTGGGAGCGGCAGCGCCCCACCTGGCGGGAGGCGAGGCCGGCCGTGATCGCGGCGGCGCTCAAGCGTGCCCAGGCCCGGCCGTCGGGCAACTGGTACGTGCTGGGCGGCAGTCGGAGCGTCACGGCCGGGCGTGCGCTCGGTCTGACGGTGGCGGGCACGGAGGTCGTCGCGTGGCGCGACGCGACAGGCGGCCTGCGAGCCGGCCCCGGGGCCTGTCCTCACCTCGGGGCGCCTCTGAAGGACAGCCCGGTGCGGTGCGGCACCCTTGTCTGCCATTGGCACGGGCTCGCTCTCGACGGGTCCGCGCGCGCGGGCTGGGAGCCGTACCCGGCGTACGACGACGGGGTCCTGGCCTGGGTCCGGCTGGACGCGGTGGGCGGCGAGAAGCCCCTGGAGCGGCCCGTGGTGCCCGTGCGTCCGCGGCCTGCCGAGAGCGTGTCGGCGGTCTGCTCGGTCACCGGGCGCTGCGAACCCGAAGACGTGGTCGCCAACCGGCTGGACCCCTGGCACGGTGCCTGGTTCCATCCGTACTCGTTCGTCGATCTGCGTGTCGTGGCGGAGCCGGGCCCCGGCGAGGACGGTGCTGACGACGACCGTTTCGTGGTGGACGTCTCCTTCAGGGTGACCGGGCGGGTGGTGGTGCCGGTCCGGGCGGTCTTCACGGCTCCCGGGCCCCGCACCGTCGTCATGCGCATCGCCGAGGGCGAGGGGGCGGGCTCCGTCGTGGAGACCCATGCCACGCCGCTGGCGCGGGACGCGGCGGGCCGACCGCGTACCGCCGTGACCGAGGCGGTGGTGGCTGCTTCCGGCCGACGGGGCTTCGCGTTCGCGAGGTCCGCGGCGCCGGTGCTGCGTCCGCTGATGAGGGCGGCGGCCGGGCGGCTGTGGCGCGATGACATGGCGTACGCCGAGAGACGCTGGGCACTGCGGAACAGCGGACGCTTCCCCGGCTGA
- a CDS encoding FAD-dependent oxidoreductase, producing MRGRAAHDGARHGRDRRAHVVRGPQGAPRISGAAPRVAVVGGGIAGLAAATALAERGVHVTVYEREHQLGGRLRGWPEELADGSTVTMSRGFHAFFRQYYNLRGLLRRADPALNMLHGLPDYPLRHSGGLQDSFARVPRTPPWSALGFVALSPTFGRRDLTRMDPRAALPLLDVRVPGVYRRLDHISAWEFLERIRFPRAAHHLAFEVFSRSFFADPRRLSAAELALMFHIYFLGSSEGLLFDVVREPFPAALWDPLARYLSGHRADIRTGRAVESVEPARRGGFHVVTGDGEQRCDAVVLALDAKGLKSVVGQSPRFIDDDAWRARITGLGTAPPFLVSRLWLDRRVASDRPGFLGTSGYGPLDNVSVLERWEGEAARWSARTGGSVIELHAYAVDPAADRAAVRRSLSAQLHRLYPETRDARIVDARHVWHADCPLFPVGGYRNRPTVRTPDPAVMVAGDIVRSDLPVALMERAATTGFLAANALLERWGLRGQTLWTVPVRGRTPLLRALDRLAGDGSG from the coding sequence ATGAGGGGACGTGCGGCCCACGACGGCGCCCGCCACGGACGTGACCGCAGGGCGCACGTCGTACGCGGCCCGCAGGGAGCGCCCCGTATCTCCGGCGCCGCGCCGCGCGTGGCCGTCGTCGGCGGCGGCATCGCGGGCCTCGCCGCCGCGACCGCACTGGCGGAGCGCGGCGTCCACGTCACGGTGTACGAACGGGAGCACCAACTCGGAGGCCGGCTCAGGGGCTGGCCCGAGGAACTCGCCGACGGCTCCACGGTCACCATGAGCCGCGGCTTCCACGCGTTCTTCCGCCAGTACTACAACCTGCGCGGTCTGCTGCGCCGGGCCGATCCTGCCCTGAATATGCTCCACGGCCTGCCCGACTACCCGCTCCGGCACAGCGGAGGCCTCCAGGACAGCTTCGCGCGGGTGCCGCGCACCCCTCCGTGGAGCGCCCTCGGCTTCGTCGCCCTCAGCCCCACGTTCGGCCGGCGTGACCTGACGCGCATGGACCCCCGCGCCGCGCTGCCCCTGCTCGACGTACGCGTGCCCGGCGTCTACCGGCGGCTCGACCACATCAGCGCCTGGGAGTTCCTGGAGCGGATCCGATTCCCGCGCGCGGCCCACCACTTGGCGTTCGAGGTGTTCTCCCGCAGCTTCTTCGCCGACCCGCGGCGCCTCTCGGCGGCCGAACTTGCCCTGATGTTCCACATCTACTTCCTCGGGTCCAGTGAGGGCCTGCTGTTCGACGTGGTGCGAGAACCGTTCCCGGCCGCGCTGTGGGACCCGCTCGCCCGCTATCTCTCCGGCCACCGGGCCGACATCCGCACCGGCCGGGCCGTCGAGAGCGTGGAGCCCGCGCGGCGGGGCGGCTTCCACGTCGTCACCGGGGACGGCGAGCAGCGCTGCGACGCCGTCGTGCTCGCCCTGGACGCCAAGGGCCTGAAGAGTGTCGTGGGACAGTCGCCGCGCTTCATCGACGACGACGCGTGGCGGGCGCGGATCACGGGCCTCGGCACCGCGCCGCCCTTCCTCGTCTCCCGGCTCTGGCTCGACCGCCGTGTGGCGTCGGACCGGCCCGGCTTTCTGGGCACGAGCGGTTACGGCCCCCTGGACAACGTCAGCGTGCTGGAGCGCTGGGAGGGCGAGGCGGCCCGCTGGTCGGCCCGCACGGGAGGCTCGGTGATCGAGCTGCACGCGTACGCCGTCGACCCGGCCGCGGACCGGGCGGCGGTGCGGCGAAGCCTGTCGGCCCAACTGCACCGGCTCTACCCGGAGACCCGCGACGCCCGGATCGTCGACGCCCGTCACGTATGGCACGCCGACTGCCCGCTCTTCCCCGTCGGCGGCTACCGCAACAGACCGACGGTACGGACACCGGACCCGGCCGTCATGGTGGCGGGCGACATCGTGCGCAGCGATCTGCCGGTCGCGTTGATGGAACGGGCGGCCACGACGGGTTTCCTCGCGGCGAACGCCCTGCTCGAACGCTGGGGCCTGCGGGGGCAGACGCTGTGGACCGTCCCGGTCAGGGGCAGGACGCCGCTCCTGCGGGCACTTGACCGGCTGGCCGGTGACGGGAGCGGCTGA